One Dermacentor silvarum isolate Dsil-2018 chromosome 10, BIME_Dsil_1.4, whole genome shotgun sequence genomic window carries:
- the LOC119431998 gene encoding uncharacterized protein LOC119431998 isoform X9: MRTFAFPLAVAAALFACSLVQGRHLNEEARFLEQQYQSKGAVKGALLQQQQASQVKGALKGAIKGGLLQQQAQAQVQGALKGAIKGGLLQQQQAAQVKGGLKGAIKGGLLQQQAQAQVQGALKGAVKGALLQQQQAAQVKGALKGAIKGGLLQQQQAAQVKGGLKGAIKGGLLQQQAQAQVQGALKGAVKGALLQQQQAAQVKGGLKGAIKGGLLQQQAQAQVQGALKGAVKGALLQQQQAAQVKGALKGAIKGGLLQQQQAAQVKGGLKGAIKGGLLQQQAQAQVQGALKGAVKGALLQQQQAAQVKGALKGAIKGGLLQQQQAAQVKGALKGAIKGGLLQQQQAAQVKGGLKGAIKGGLLQQQAQAQVQGALKGAVKGGLLQQQAQAQVQGALKGALKGGLVQQAAAQQAYQQAAAQQFAGR, from the exons ATGAGGACCTTCGCCTTCCCCTTGGCGGTCGCCGCTGCG CTTTTCGCCTGTTCGCTGGTCCAAG GACGGCATCTTAACGAAGAAGCACGGTTTCTAGAACAACAATACCAGTCAAAGGGAGCCGTCAAGGGAGCTCTCCTTCAGCAACAACAAGCATCACAGGTCAAGGGAGCCCTCAAGGGAGCCATCAAGGGTGGCCTTCTTCAGCAGCAAGCACAAGCGCAAGTCCAGGGAGCCCTCAAGGGAGCTATCAAGGGTGGCCTCCTTCAGCAACAACAAGCCGCACAGGTCAAGGGAGGTCTGAAGGGAGCCATCAAGGGTGGCCTTCTTCAGCAGCAAGCACAAGCACAAGTCCAGGGAGCTCTCAAGGGAGCCGTGAAGGGAGCCCTCCTTCAGCAACAGCAAGCCGCACAGGTCAAGGGAGCCCTCAAGGGAGCTATTAAGGGAGGCCTTCTTCAGCAACAACAAGCCGCACAGGTCAAGGGAGGACTCAAGGGAGCCATCAAGGGTGGTCTGCTTCAGCAGCAAGCACAAGCGCAAGTCCAGGGAGCTCTCAAGGGAGCCGTGAAGGGAGCCCTCCTTCAGCAACAGCAAGCCGCACAG GTCAAGGGAGGACTCAAGGGAGCCATCAAGGGTGGTCTGCTTCAGCAGCAAGCACAAGCGCAAGTCCAGGGAGCTCTCAAGGGAGCCGTGAAGGGAGCCCTCCTTCAGCAACAGCAAGCCGCACAGGTCAAGGGAGCCCTCAAGGGAGCTATTAAGGGAGGCCTTCTTCAGCAACAACAAGCCGCACAGGTCAAGGGAGGACTCAAGGGAGCCATCAAGGGTGGTCTGCTTCAGCAGCAAGCACAAGCGCAAGTCCAGGGAGCTCTCAAGGGAGCCGTGAAGGGAGCACTCCTTCAGCAACAGCAAGCCGCACAGGTCAAGGGAGCCCTCAAGGGAGCTATTAAGGGAGGCCTTCTTCAGCAACAACAAGCCGCACAGGTCAAGGGAGCCCTCAAGGGAGCTATCAAGGGAGGCCTCCTTCAGCAACAACAAGCCGCACAGGTCAAGGGAGGTCTCAAGGGAGCCATCAAGGGTGGTCTTCTTCAGCAGCAAGCACAAGCGCAAGTCCAGGGAGCACTTAAGGGAGCCGTTAAGGGTGGTCTGCTTCAGCAGCAAGCACAAGCGCAAGTCCAGGGAGCTCTCAAGGGAGCCCTGAAGGGTGGTCTCGTTCAACAGGCTGCCGCACAGCAGGCCTACCAACAAGCCGCCGCTCAACAATTCGCTGGCCGTTAA
- the LOC119431998 gene encoding uncharacterized protein LOC119431998 isoform X15, producing MRTFAFPLAVAAALFACSLVQGRHLNEEARFLEQQYQSKGAVKGALLQQQQASQVKGALKGAIKGGLLQQQAQAQVQGALKGAIKGGLLQQQQAAQVKGGLKGAIKGGLLQQQAQAQVQGALKGAVKGALLQQQQAAQVKGALKGAIKGGLLQQQQAAQVKGGLKGAIKGGLLQQQAQAQVKGGLKGAIKGGLLQQQAQAQVQGALKGAVKGALLQQQQAAQVKGALKGAIKGGLLQQQQAAQVKGGLKGAIKGGLLQQQAQAQVQGALKGAVKGALLQQQQAAQVKGALKGAIKGGLLQQQQAAQVKGALKGAIKGGLLQQQQAAQVKGGLKGAIKGGLLQQQAQAQVQGALKGAVKGGLLQQQAQAQVQGALKGALKGGLVQQAAAQQAYQQAAAQQFAGR from the exons ATGAGGACCTTCGCCTTCCCCTTGGCGGTCGCCGCTGCG CTTTTCGCCTGTTCGCTGGTCCAAG GACGGCATCTTAACGAAGAAGCACGGTTTCTAGAACAACAATACCAGTCAAAGGGAGCCGTCAAGGGAGCTCTCCTTCAGCAACAACAAGCATCACAGGTCAAGGGAGCCCTCAAGGGAGCCATCAAGGGTGGCCTTCTTCAGCAGCAAGCACAAGCGCAAGTCCAGGGAGCCCTCAAGGGAGCTATCAAGGGTGGCCTCCTTCAGCAACAACAAGCCGCACAGGTCAAGGGAGGTCTGAAGGGAGCCATCAAGGGTGGCCTTCTTCAGCAGCAAGCACAAGCACAAGTCCAGGGAGCTCTCAAGGGAGCCGTGAAGGGAGCCCTCCTTCAGCAACAGCAAGCCGCACAGGTCAAGGGAGCCCTCAAGGGAGCTATTAAGGGAGGCCTTCTTCAGCAACAACAAGCCGCACAGGTCAAGGGAGGACTCAAGGGAGCCATCAAGGGTGGTCTGCTTCAGCAGCAAGCACAAGCGCAA GTCAAGGGAGGACTCAAGGGAGCCATCAAGGGTGGTCTGCTTCAGCAGCAAGCACAAGCGCAAGTCCAGGGAGCTCTCAAGGGAGCCGTGAAGGGAGCCCTCCTTCAGCAACAGCAAGCCGCACAGGTCAAGGGAGCCCTCAAGGGAGCTATTAAGGGAGGCCTTCTTCAGCAACAACAAGCCGCACAGGTCAAGGGAGGACTCAAGGGAGCCATCAAGGGTGGTCTGCTTCAGCAGCAAGCACAAGCGCAAGTCCAGGGAGCTCTCAAGGGAGCCGTGAAGGGAGCACTCCTTCAGCAACAGCAAGCCGCACAGGTCAAGGGAGCCCTCAAGGGAGCTATTAAGGGAGGCCTTCTTCAGCAACAACAAGCCGCACAGGTCAAGGGAGCCCTCAAGGGAGCTATCAAGGGAGGCCTCCTTCAGCAACAACAAGCCGCACAGGTCAAGGGAGGTCTCAAGGGAGCCATCAAGGGTGGTCTTCTTCAGCAGCAAGCACAAGCGCAAGTCCAGGGAGCACTTAAGGGAGCCGTTAAGGGTGGTCTGCTTCAGCAGCAAGCACAAGCGCAAGTCCAGGGAGCTCTCAAGGGAGCCCTGAAGGGTGGTCTCGTTCAACAGGCTGCCGCACAGCAGGCCTACCAACAAGCCGCCGCTCAACAATTCGCTGGCCGTTAA
- the LOC119431998 gene encoding uncharacterized protein LOC119431998 isoform X24, which translates to MRTFAFPLAVAAALFACSLVQGRHLNEEARFLEQQYQSKGAVKGALLQQQQASQVKGALKGAIKGGLLQQQAQAQVQGALKGAIKGGLLQQQQAAQVKGGLKGAIKGGLLQQQAQAQVQGALKGAVKGALLQQQQAAQVKGGLKGAIKGGLLQQQAQAQVQGALKGAVKGALLQQQQAAQVKGALKGAIKGGLLQQQQAAQVKGGLKGAIKGGLLQQQAQAQVQGALKGAVKGALLQQQQAAQVKGALKGAIKGGLLQQQQAAQVKGALKGAIKGGLLQQQQAAQVKGGLKGAIKGGLLQQQAQAQVQGALKGAVKGGLLQQQAQAQVQGALKGALKGGLVQQAAAQQAYQQAAAQQFAGR; encoded by the exons ATGAGGACCTTCGCCTTCCCCTTGGCGGTCGCCGCTGCG CTTTTCGCCTGTTCGCTGGTCCAAG GACGGCATCTTAACGAAGAAGCACGGTTTCTAGAACAACAATACCAGTCAAAGGGAGCCGTCAAGGGAGCTCTCCTTCAGCAACAACAAGCATCACAGGTCAAGGGAGCCCTCAAGGGAGCCATCAAGGGTGGCCTTCTTCAGCAGCAAGCACAAGCGCAAGTCCAGGGAGCCCTCAAGGGAGCTATCAAGGGTGGCCTCCTTCAGCAACAACAAGCCGCACAGGTCAAGGGAGGTCTGAAGGGAGCCATCAAGGGTGGCCTTCTTCAGCAGCAAGCACAAGCACAAGTCCAGGGAGCTCTCAAGGGAGCCGTGAAGGGAGCCCTCCTTCAGCAACAGCAAGCCGCACAG GTCAAGGGAGGACTCAAGGGAGCCATCAAGGGTGGTCTGCTTCAGCAGCAAGCACAAGCGCAAGTCCAGGGAGCTCTCAAGGGAGCCGTGAAGGGAGCCCTCCTTCAGCAACAGCAAGCCGCACAGGTCAAGGGAGCCCTCAAGGGAGCTATTAAGGGAGGCCTTCTTCAGCAACAACAAGCCGCACAGGTCAAGGGAGGACTCAAGGGAGCCATCAAGGGTGGTCTGCTTCAGCAGCAAGCACAAGCGCAAGTCCAGGGAGCTCTCAAGGGAGCCGTGAAGGGAGCACTCCTTCAGCAACAGCAAGCCGCACAGGTCAAGGGAGCCCTCAAGGGAGCTATTAAGGGAGGCCTTCTTCAGCAACAACAAGCCGCACAGGTCAAGGGAGCCCTCAAGGGAGCTATCAAGGGAGGCCTCCTTCAGCAACAACAAGCCGCACAGGTCAAGGGAGGTCTCAAGGGAGCCATCAAGGGTGGTCTTCTTCAGCAGCAAGCACAAGCGCAAGTCCAGGGAGCACTTAAGGGAGCCGTTAAGGGTGGTCTGCTTCAGCAGCAAGCACAAGCGCAAGTCCAGGGAGCTCTCAAGGGAGCCCTGAAGGGTGGTCTCGTTCAACAGGCTGCCGCACAGCAGGCCTACCAACAAGCCGCCGCTCAACAATTCGCTGGCCGTTAA
- the LOC119431998 gene encoding uncharacterized protein LOC119431998 isoform X6, producing MRTFAFPLAVAAALFACSLVQGRHLNEEARFLEQQYQSKGAVKGALLQQQQASQVKGALKGAIKGGLLQQQAQAQVQGALKGAIKGGLLQQQQAAQVKGGLKGAIKGGLLQQQAQAQVQGALKGAVKGALLQQQQAAQVKGALKGAIKGGLLQQQQAAQVKGGLKGAIKGGLLQQQAQAQVQGALKGAVKGALLQQQQAAQVKGALKGAIKGGLLQQQQAAQVKGGLKGAIKGGLLQQQAQAQVQGALKGAVKGALLQQQQAAQVKGGLKGAIKGGLLQQQAQAQVQGALKGAVKGALLQQQQAAQVKGALKGAIKGGLLQQQQAAQVKGALKGAIKGGLLQQQQAAQVKGGLKGAIKGGLLQQQAQAQVQGALKGAVKGGLLQQQAQAQVQGALKGALKGGLVQQAAAQQAYQQAAAQQFAGR from the exons ATGAGGACCTTCGCCTTCCCCTTGGCGGTCGCCGCTGCG CTTTTCGCCTGTTCGCTGGTCCAAG GACGGCATCTTAACGAAGAAGCACGGTTTCTAGAACAACAATACCAGTCAAAGGGAGCCGTCAAGGGAGCTCTCCTTCAGCAACAACAAGCATCACAGGTCAAGGGAGCCCTCAAGGGAGCCATCAAGGGTGGCCTTCTTCAGCAGCAAGCACAAGCGCAAGTCCAGGGAGCCCTCAAGGGAGCTATCAAGGGTGGCCTCCTTCAGCAACAACAAGCCGCACAGGTCAAGGGAGGTCTGAAGGGAGCCATCAAGGGTGGCCTTCTTCAGCAGCAAGCACAAGCACAAGTCCAGGGAGCTCTCAAGGGAGCCGTGAAGGGAGCCCTCCTTCAGCAACAGCAAGCCGCACAGGTCAAGGGAGCCCTCAAGGGAGCTATTAAGGGAGGCCTTCTTCAGCAACAACAAGCCGCACAGGTCAAGGGAGGACTCAAGGGAGCCATCAAGGGTGGTCTGCTTCAGCAGCAAGCACAAGCGCAAGTCCAGGGAGCTCTCAAGGGAGCCGTGAAGGGAGCCCTCCTTCAGCAACAGCAAGCCGCACAGGTCAAGGGAGCCCTCAAGGGAGCTATTAAGGGAGGCCTTCTTCAGCAACAACAAGCCGCACAGGTCAAGGGAGGACTCAAGGGAGCCATCAAGGGTGGTCTGCTTCAGCAGCAAGCACAAGCGCAAGTCCAGGGAGCTCTCAAGGGAGCCGTGAAGGGAGCCCTCCTTCAGCAACAGCAAGCCGCACAG GTCAAGGGAGGACTCAAGGGAGCCATCAAGGGTGGTCTGCTTCAGCAGCAAGCACAAGCGCAAGTCCAGGGAGCTCTCAAGGGAGCCGTGAAGGGAGCACTCCTTCAGCAACAGCAAGCCGCACAGGTCAAGGGAGCCCTCAAGGGAGCTATTAAGGGAGGCCTTCTTCAGCAACAACAAGCCGCACAGGTCAAGGGAGCCCTCAAGGGAGCTATCAAGGGAGGCCTCCTTCAGCAACAACAAGCCGCACAGGTCAAGGGAGGTCTCAAGGGAGCCATCAAGGGTGGTCTTCTTCAGCAGCAAGCACAAGCGCAAGTCCAGGGAGCACTTAAGGGAGCCGTTAAGGGTGGTCTGCTTCAGCAGCAAGCACAAGCGCAAGTCCAGGGAGCTCTCAAGGGAGCCCTGAAGGGTGGTCTCGTTCAACAGGCTGCCGCACAGCAGGCCTACCAACAAGCCGCCGCTCAACAATTCGCTGGCCGTTAA
- the LOC119431998 gene encoding uncharacterized protein LOC119431998 isoform X20: MRTFAFPLAVAAALFACSLVQGRHLNEEARFLEQQYQSKGAVKGALLQQQQASQVKGALKGAIKGGLLQQQAQAQVQGALKGAIKGGLLQQQQAAQVKGGLKGAIKGGLLQQQAQAQVQGALKGAVKGALLQQQQAAQVKGALKGAIKGGLLQQQQAAQVKGGLKGAIKGGLLQQQAQAQVQGALKGAVKGALLQQQQAAQVKGALKGAIKGGLLQQQQAAQVKGGLKGAIKGGLLQQQAQAQVQGALKGAVKGALLQQQQAAQVKGALKGAIKGGLLQQQQAAQVKGGLKGAIKGGLLQQQAQAQVQGALKGAVKGGLLQQQAQAQVQGALKGALKGGLVQQAAAQQAYQQAAAQQFAGR; encoded by the exons ATGAGGACCTTCGCCTTCCCCTTGGCGGTCGCCGCTGCG CTTTTCGCCTGTTCGCTGGTCCAAG GACGGCATCTTAACGAAGAAGCACGGTTTCTAGAACAACAATACCAGTCAAAGGGAGCCGTCAAGGGAGCTCTCCTTCAGCAACAACAAGCATCACAGGTCAAGGGAGCCCTCAAGGGAGCCATCAAGGGTGGCCTTCTTCAGCAGCAAGCACAAGCGCAAGTCCAGGGAGCCCTCAAGGGAGCTATCAAGGGTGGCCTCCTTCAGCAACAACAAGCCGCACAGGTCAAGGGAGGTCTGAAGGGAGCCATCAAGGGTGGCCTTCTTCAGCAGCAAGCACAAGCACAAGTCCAGGGAGCTCTCAAGGGAGCCGTGAAGGGAGCCCTCCTTCAGCAACAGCAAGCCGCACAGGTCAAGGGAGCCCTCAAGGGAGCTATTAAGGGAGGCCTTCTTCAGCAACAACAAGCCGCACAGGTCAAGGGAGGACTCAAGGGAGCCATCAAGGGTGGTCTGCTTCAGCAGCAAGCACAAGCGCAAGTCCAGGGAGCTCTCAAGGGAGCCGTGAAGGGAGCCCTCCTTCAGCAACAGCAAGCCGCACAGGTCAAGGGAGCCCTCAAGGGAGCTATTAAGGGAGGCCTTCTTCAGCAACAACAAGCCGCACAGGTCAAGGGAGGACTCAAGGGAGCCATCAAGGGTGGTCTGCTTCAGCAGCAAGCACAAGCGCAAGTCCAGGGAGCTCTCAAGGGAGCCGTGAAGGGAGCCCTCCTTCAGCAACAGCAAGCCGCACAGGTCAAGGGAGCCCTCAAGGGAGCTATTAAGGGAGGCCTTCTTCAGCAACAACAAGCCGCACAG GTCAAGGGAGGTCTCAAGGGAGCCATCAAGGGTGGTCTTCTTCAGCAGCAAGCACAAGCGCAAGTCCAGGGAGCACTTAAGGGAGCCGTTAAGGGTGGTCTGCTTCAGCAGCAAGCACAAGCGCAAGTCCAGGGAGCTCTCAAGGGAGCCCTGAAGGGTGGTCTCGTTCAACAGGCTGCCGCACAGCAGGCCTACCAACAAGCCGCCGCTCAACAATTCGCTGGCCGTTAA
- the LOC119431998 gene encoding elastin-like isoform X4 produces the protein MRTFAFPLAVAAALFACSLVQGRHLNEEARFLEQQYQSKGAVKGALLQQQQASQVKGALKGAIKGGLLQQQAQAQVQGALKGAIKGGLLQQQQAAQVKGGLKGAIKGGLLQQQAQAQVQGALKGAVKGALLQQQQAAQVKGALKGAIKGGLLQQQQAAQVKGGLKGAIKGGLLQQQAQAQVQGALKGAVKGALLQQQQAAQVKGALKGAIKGGLLQQQQAAQVKGGLKGAIKGGLLQQQAQAQVQGALKGAVKGALLQQQQAAQVKGALKGAIKGGLLQQQQAAQVKGGLKGAIKGGLLQQQAQAQVKGALKGAIKGGLLQQQQAAQVKGALKGAIKGGLLQQQQAAQVKGGLKGAIKGGLLQQQAQAQVQGALKGAVKGGLLQQQAQAQVQGALKGALKGGLVQQAAAQQAYQQAAAQQFAGR, from the exons ATGAGGACCTTCGCCTTCCCCTTGGCGGTCGCCGCTGCG CTTTTCGCCTGTTCGCTGGTCCAAG GACGGCATCTTAACGAAGAAGCACGGTTTCTAGAACAACAATACCAGTCAAAGGGAGCCGTCAAGGGAGCTCTCCTTCAGCAACAACAAGCATCACAGGTCAAGGGAGCCCTCAAGGGAGCCATCAAGGGTGGCCTTCTTCAGCAGCAAGCACAAGCGCAAGTCCAGGGAGCCCTCAAGGGAGCTATCAAGGGTGGCCTCCTTCAGCAACAACAAGCCGCACAGGTCAAGGGAGGTCTGAAGGGAGCCATCAAGGGTGGCCTTCTTCAGCAGCAAGCACAAGCACAAGTCCAGGGAGCTCTCAAGGGAGCCGTGAAGGGAGCCCTCCTTCAGCAACAGCAAGCCGCACAGGTCAAGGGAGCCCTCAAGGGAGCTATTAAGGGAGGCCTTCTTCAGCAACAACAAGCCGCACAGGTCAAGGGAGGACTCAAGGGAGCCATCAAGGGTGGTCTGCTTCAGCAGCAAGCACAAGCGCAAGTCCAGGGAGCTCTCAAGGGAGCCGTGAAGGGAGCCCTCCTTCAGCAACAGCAAGCCGCACAGGTCAAGGGAGCCCTCAAGGGAGCTATTAAGGGAGGCCTTCTTCAGCAACAACAAGCCGCACAGGTCAAGGGAGGACTCAAGGGAGCCATCAAGGGTGGTCTGCTTCAGCAGCAAGCACAAGCGCAAGTCCAGGGAGCTCTCAAGGGAGCCGTGAAGGGAGCCCTCCTTCAGCAACAGCAAGCCGCACAGGTCAAGGGAGCCCTCAAGGGAGCTATTAAGGGAGGCCTTCTTCAGCAACAACAAGCCGCACAGGTCAAGGGAGGACTCAAGGGAGCCATCAAGGGTGGTCTGCTTCAGCAGCAAGCACAAGCGCAA GTCAAGGGAGCCCTCAAGGGAGCTATTAAGGGAGGCCTTCTTCAGCAACAACAAGCCGCACAGGTCAAGGGAGCCCTCAAGGGAGCTATCAAGGGAGGCCTCCTTCAGCAACAACAAGCCGCACAGGTCAAGGGAGGTCTCAAGGGAGCCATCAAGGGTGGTCTTCTTCAGCAGCAAGCACAAGCGCAAGTCCAGGGAGCACTTAAGGGAGCCGTTAAGGGTGGTCTGCTTCAGCAGCAAGCACAAGCGCAAGTCCAGGGAGCTCTCAAGGGAGCCCTGAAGGGTGGTCTCGTTCAACAGGCTGCCGCACAGCAGGCCTACCAACAAGCCGCCGCTCAACAATTCGCTGGCCGTTAA
- the LOC119431998 gene encoding uncharacterized protein LOC119431998 isoform X23: MRTFAFPLAVAAALFACSLVQGRHLNEEARFLEQQYQSKGAVKGALLQQQQASQVKGALKGAIKGGLLQQQAQAQVQGALKGAIKGGLLQQQQAAQVKGGLKGAIKGGLLQQQAQAQVKGALKGAIKGGLLQQQQAAQVKGGLKGAIKGGLLQQQAQAQVQGALKGAVKGALLQQQQAAQVKGALKGAIKGGLLQQQQAAQVKGGLKGAIKGGLLQQQAQAQVQGALKGAVKGALLQQQQAAQVKGALKGAIKGGLLQQQQAAQVKGALKGAIKGGLLQQQQAAQVKGGLKGAIKGGLLQQQAQAQVQGALKGAVKGGLLQQQAQAQVQGALKGALKGGLVQQAAAQQAYQQAAAQQFAGR; the protein is encoded by the exons ATGAGGACCTTCGCCTTCCCCTTGGCGGTCGCCGCTGCG CTTTTCGCCTGTTCGCTGGTCCAAG GACGGCATCTTAACGAAGAAGCACGGTTTCTAGAACAACAATACCAGTCAAAGGGAGCCGTCAAGGGAGCTCTCCTTCAGCAACAACAAGCATCACAGGTCAAGGGAGCCCTCAAGGGAGCCATCAAGGGTGGCCTTCTTCAGCAGCAAGCACAAGCGCAAGTCCAGGGAGCCCTCAAGGGAGCTATCAAGGGTGGCCTCCTTCAGCAACAACAAGCCGCACAGGTCAAGGGAGGTCTGAAGGGAGCCATCAAGGGTGGCCTTCTTCAGCAGCAAGCACAAGCACAA GTCAAGGGAGCCCTCAAGGGAGCTATTAAGGGAGGCCTTCTTCAGCAACAACAAGCCGCACAGGTCAAGGGAGGACTCAAGGGAGCCATCAAGGGTGGTCTGCTTCAGCAGCAAGCACAAGCGCAAGTCCAGGGAGCTCTCAAGGGAGCCGTGAAGGGAGCCCTCCTTCAGCAACAGCAAGCCGCACAGGTCAAGGGAGCCCTCAAGGGAGCTATTAAGGGAGGCCTTCTTCAGCAACAACAAGCCGCACAGGTCAAGGGAGGACTCAAGGGAGCCATCAAGGGTGGTCTGCTTCAGCAGCAAGCACAAGCGCAAGTCCAGGGAGCTCTCAAGGGAGCCGTGAAGGGAGCACTCCTTCAGCAACAGCAAGCCGCACAGGTCAAGGGAGCCCTCAAGGGAGCTATTAAGGGAGGCCTTCTTCAGCAACAACAAGCCGCACAGGTCAAGGGAGCCCTCAAGGGAGCTATCAAGGGAGGCCTCCTTCAGCAACAACAAGCCGCACAGGTCAAGGGAGGTCTCAAGGGAGCCATCAAGGGTGGTCTTCTTCAGCAGCAAGCACAAGCGCAAGTCCAGGGAGCACTTAAGGGAGCCGTTAAGGGTGGTCTGCTTCAGCAGCAAGCACAAGCGCAAGTCCAGGGAGCTCTCAAGGGAGCCCTGAAGGGTGGTCTCGTTCAACAGGCTGCCGCACAGCAGGCCTACCAACAAGCCGCCGCTCAACAATTCGCTGGCCGTTAA
- the LOC119431998 gene encoding uncharacterized protein LOC119431998 isoform X18: MRTFAFPLAVAAALFACSLVQGRHLNEEARFLEQQYQSKGAVKGALLQQQQASQVKGALKGAIKGGLLQQQAQAQVQGALKGAIKGGLLQQQQAAQVKGGLKGAIKGGLLQQQAQAQVQGALKGAVKGALLQQQQAAQVKGALKGAIKGGLLQQQQAAQVKGGLKGAIKGGLLQQQAQAQVQGALKGAVKGALLQQQQAAQVKGALKGAIKGGLLQQQQAAQVKGGLKGAIKGGLLQQQAQAQVQGALKGAVKGALLQQQQAAQVKGALKGAIKGGLLQQQQAAQVKGALKGAIKGGLLQQQQAAQVKGGLKGAIKGGLLQQQAQAQVQGALKGAVKGGLLQQQAQAQVQGALKGALKGGLVQQAAAQQAYQQAAAQQFAGR, encoded by the exons ATGAGGACCTTCGCCTTCCCCTTGGCGGTCGCCGCTGCG CTTTTCGCCTGTTCGCTGGTCCAAG GACGGCATCTTAACGAAGAAGCACGGTTTCTAGAACAACAATACCAGTCAAAGGGAGCCGTCAAGGGAGCTCTCCTTCAGCAACAACAAGCATCACAGGTCAAGGGAGCCCTCAAGGGAGCCATCAAGGGTGGCCTTCTTCAGCAGCAAGCACAAGCGCAAGTCCAGGGAGCCCTCAAGGGAGCTATCAAGGGTGGCCTCCTTCAGCAACAACAAGCCGCACAG GTCAAGGGAGGACTCAAGGGAGCCATCAAGGGTGGTCTGCTTCAGCAGCAAGCACAAGCGCAAGTCCAGGGAGCTCTCAAGGGAGCCGTGAAGGGAGCCCTCCTTCAGCAACAGCAAGCCGCACAGGTCAAGGGAGCCCTCAAGGGAGCTATTAAGGGAGGCCTTCTTCAGCAACAACAAGCCGCACAGGTCAAGGGAGGACTCAAGGGAGCCATCAAGGGTGGTCTGCTTCAGCAGCAAGCACAAGCGCAAGTCCAGGGAGCTCTCAAGGGAGCCGTGAAGGGAGCCCTCCTTCAGCAACAGCAAGCCGCACAGGTCAAGGGAGCCCTCAAGGGAGCTATTAAGGGAGGCCTTCTTCAGCAACAACAAGCCGCACAGGTCAAGGGAGGACTCAAGGGAGCCATCAAGGGTGGTCTGCTTCAGCAGCAAGCACAAGCGCAAGTCCAGGGAGCTCTCAAGGGAGCCGTGAAGGGAGCACTCCTTCAGCAACAGCAAGCCGCACAGGTCAAGGGAGCCCTCAAGGGAGCTATTAAGGGAGGCCTTCTTCAGCAACAACAAGCCGCACAGGTCAAGGGAGCCCTCAAGGGAGCTATCAAGGGAGGCCTCCTTCAGCAACAACAAGCCGCACAGGTCAAGGGAGGTCTCAAGGGAGCCATCAAGGGTGGTCTTCTTCAGCAGCAAGCACAAGCGCAAGTCCAGGGAGCACTTAAGGGAGCCGTTAAGGGTGGTCTGCTTCAGCAGCAAGCACAAGCGCAAGTCCAGGGAGCTCTCAAGGGAGCCCTGAAGGGTGGTCTCGTTCAACAGGCTGCCGCACAGCAGGCCTACCAACAAGCCGCCGCTCAACAATTCGCTGGCCGTTAA
- the LOC119431998 gene encoding uncharacterized protein LOC119431998 isoform X22, with product MRTFAFPLAVAAALFACSLVQGRHLNEEARFLEQQYQSKGAVKGALLQQQQASQVKGALKGAIKGGLLQQQAQAQVQGALKGAIKGGLLQQQQAAQVKGGLKGAIKGGLLQQQAQAQVQGALKGAVKGALLQQQQAAQVKGALKGAIKGGLLQQQQAAQVKGGLKGAIKGGLLQQQAQAQVQGALKGAVKGALLQQQQAAQVKGALKGAIKGGLLQQQQAAQVKGGLKGAIKGGLLQQQAQAQVKGALKGAIKGGLLQQQQAAQVKGALKGAIKGGLLQQQQAAQVKGGLKGAIKGGLLQQQAQAQVQGALKGAVKGGLLQQQAQAQVQGALKGALKGGLVQQAAAQQAYQQAAAQQFAGR from the exons ATGAGGACCTTCGCCTTCCCCTTGGCGGTCGCCGCTGCG CTTTTCGCCTGTTCGCTGGTCCAAG GACGGCATCTTAACGAAGAAGCACGGTTTCTAGAACAACAATACCAGTCAAAGGGAGCCGTCAAGGGAGCTCTCCTTCAGCAACAACAAGCATCACAGGTCAAGGGAGCCCTCAAGGGAGCCATCAAGGGTGGCCTTCTTCAGCAGCAAGCACAAGCGCAAGTCCAGGGAGCCCTCAAGGGAGCTATCAAGGGTGGCCTCCTTCAGCAACAACAAGCCGCACAGGTCAAGGGAGGTCTGAAGGGAGCCATCAAGGGTGGCCTTCTTCAGCAGCAAGCACAAGCACAAGTCCAGGGAGCTCTCAAGGGAGCCGTGAAGGGAGCCCTCCTTCAGCAACAGCAAGCCGCACAGGTCAAGGGAGCCCTCAAGGGAGCTATTAAGGGAGGCCTTCTTCAGCAACAACAAGCCGCACAGGTCAAGGGAGGACTCAAGGGAGCCATCAAGGGTGGTCTGCTTCAGCAGCAAGCACAAGCGCAAGTCCAGGGAGCTCTCAAGGGAGCCGTGAAGGGAGCCCTCCTTCAGCAACAGCAAGCCGCACAGGTCAAGGGAGCCCTCAAGGGAGCTATTAAGGGAGGCCTTCTTCAGCAACAACAAGCCGCACAGGTCAAGGGAGGACTCAAGGGAGCCATCAAGGGTGGTCTGCTTCAGCAGCAAGCACAAGCGCAA GTCAAGGGAGCCCTCAAGGGAGCTATTAAGGGAGGCCTTCTTCAGCAACAACAAGCCGCACAGGTCAAGGGAGCCCTCAAGGGAGCTATCAAGGGAGGCCTCCTTCAGCAACAACAAGCCGCACAGGTCAAGGGAGGTCTCAAGGGAGCCATCAAGGGTGGTCTTCTTCAGCAGCAAGCACAAGCGCAAGTCCAGGGAGCACTTAAGGGAGCCGTTAAGGGTGGTCTGCTTCAGCAGCAAGCACAAGCGCAAGTCCAGGGAGCTCTCAAGGGAGCCCTGAAGGGTGGTCTCGTTCAACAGGCTGCCGCACAGCAGGCCTACCAACAAGCCGCCGCTCAACAATTCGCTGGCCGTTAA